One part of the Streptomyces ferrugineus genome encodes these proteins:
- a CDS encoding serine/threonine-protein kinase, producing the protein MGRVWRAVDEMLDRLVAVKEMRIDGLDAEDTRTRRERTLREARATARIDHPNVVRVYDVVDEGERLWIVMELVTGRSLERIMAEEGPLGPCRAARIGMGLVAALRQVHDRGVLHRDIKPGNVLVETEPARGRGRVVLTDFGIAAIQDAKALTMVGMLVGSPDYMAPERVSGRPQGPPSDIWSLGATLSAALAGHSPFSRDTTLATLHAVLYEEPELPASAGPLRDTLAALLHKDPALRPGLDDLEAALGPVAYPAPTPTVRVAGEGEEVSRRGAGPEEQRERERETEPEPEPDPDLEPDPEPDRGPVSAAVPDLEPEPGPPGASAHAPESPTPAFLDASRIPPPPDPRQPDDIRDAIPQPSPPTPTASATTPAPVTEPPRPPTPHRPGVSLSRSEAVTERRPPSGPYGPSGPPPGTGSTPDGSRPPYSTMPPGELPGPPVPARPRRPRRGHRRTGIVAAVGIAVAAAVVAVVLARDFGSPKDDRAGSPSPSSTASSSPTVEGTSRPQSLPPGARREAGGFAWVPPEGWRRDVKTGSEVHYTAPDARQELAAKSSLARDDLMDSWQKSEQNAQQGRDYRKIRLERTTFRGHPAVVWEYTFTLRGEPWHARLLGFTVGGKSYQINTWYRPDIEAQAVKTYEKVRATFTVL; encoded by the coding sequence ATGGGGCGGGTGTGGCGAGCGGTCGACGAAATGCTCGATCGGCTCGTCGCCGTCAAGGAAATGCGCATCGACGGCCTGGACGCGGAGGACACGCGCACCCGCCGTGAACGCACCCTGCGCGAGGCGAGAGCGACGGCACGGATCGACCACCCCAACGTCGTACGGGTCTACGACGTGGTCGACGAGGGCGAACGCCTGTGGATCGTCATGGAGTTGGTGACCGGCCGATCCCTGGAACGCATCATGGCCGAGGAGGGCCCGCTGGGCCCCTGCCGGGCGGCCCGGATCGGCATGGGCCTGGTGGCCGCGCTGCGCCAGGTCCACGACCGCGGGGTGCTGCACCGGGACATCAAGCCGGGCAACGTCCTCGTCGAGACGGAGCCGGCGCGCGGGCGGGGCCGGGTGGTCCTGACCGATTTCGGCATCGCGGCGATCCAGGACGCGAAGGCCCTCACCATGGTGGGCATGCTGGTCGGCTCCCCCGACTACATGGCCCCCGAACGCGTCTCCGGCCGCCCCCAGGGCCCACCGTCCGACATCTGGTCCCTCGGCGCCACCCTGAGCGCGGCCCTCGCCGGCCACTCCCCCTTCTCCCGCGACACCACACTGGCGACCCTGCACGCGGTCCTGTACGAGGAGCCCGAACTCCCCGCCTCCGCAGGCCCGTTGCGCGATACCCTCGCCGCCCTCCTGCACAAGGACCCGGCCCTGCGCCCCGGCCTGGACGACCTTGAGGCGGCCCTGGGGCCGGTGGCGTATCCGGCGCCTACGCCGACGGTGCGGGTGGCGGGGGAGGGGGAGGAGGTTTCGCGGCGAGGTGCGGGGCCTGAGGAGCAGCGGGAGCGGGAGCGGGAGACGGAACCGGAACCGGAACCAGATCCAGATCTAGAGCCAGATCCAGAGCCGGATCGGGGACCTGTCTCTGCCGCGGTGCCCGACCTCGAACCCGAGCCCGGACCACCAGGTGCGTCCGCCCACGCACCGGAATCGCCCACCCCGGCGTTCCTGGACGCCTCCCGCATACCGCCCCCGCCCGATCCCCGCCAACCGGACGACATACGCGACGCGATCCCCCAGCCGAGCCCTCCGACACCAACCGCTAGCGCGACGACCCCGGCCCCGGTGACAGAGCCGCCACGCCCACCCACCCCACACCGCCCCGGCGTCTCCCTCTCCCGCTCCGAAGCGGTGACCGAGCGTCGGCCGCCCTCCGGCCCGTACGGTCCGTCCGGCCCGCCCCCCGGAACCGGAAGCACGCCCGACGGCTCCCGACCGCCGTACAGCACCATGCCCCCCGGCGAACTCCCCGGCCCGCCGGTCCCGGCCCGCCCCCGCCGCCCCCGGCGCGGGCATCGCCGTACGGGAATCGTCGCCGCCGTGGGAATCGCCGTCGCGGCCGCTGTCGTGGCGGTCGTGCTGGCCCGCGACTTCGGGTCACCGAAGGACGACCGGGCGGGCTCCCCGTCGCCCTCCTCGACCGCGTCCTCGTCGCCCACGGTCGAGGGCACGTCGAGGCCGCAGAGCCTGCCGCCCGGTGCCCGGCGTGAGGCGGGCGGCTTCGCGTGGGTGCCGCCCGAGGGGTGGCGGCGGGACGTCAAGACCGGTTCGGAGGTGCACTACACGGCACCGGACGCCAGACAGGAACTGGCCGCCAAGTCCTCACTCGCCCGCGACGACTTGATGGACTCCTGGCAGAAGTCCGAGCAGAACGCCCAGCAGGGCAGGGACTACCGCAAGATCCGCCTGGAGCGCACGACGTTCCGCGGGCACCCGGCGGTGGTCTGGGAGTACACCTTCACCCTGCGGGGCGAACCCTGGCACGCCCGGCTGCTCGGCTTCACGGTGGGCGGCAAGTCGTACCAGATCAACACGTGGTACCGCCCCGACATCGAGGCGCAGGCCGTGAAGACGTACGAGAAGGTGAGGGCCACGTTCACGGTCCTGTGA
- a CDS encoding superoxide dismutase, producing the protein MPVYTLPELPYDYSALAPVISPEIIELHHDKHHAAYVKGANDTLEQLAEARDKEQWGSINGLEKNLAFHLSGHILHSIYWHNMTGEGGGEPLAADGVGELADAITESFGSFAGFKAQLSKASATTQGSGWGVLAHEPLSGRLIVEQVYDHQGNVGQGATPILVFDAWEHAFYLQYRNQKVDFIEAMWQVVNWQDVARRYEAARSRADVLLLAP; encoded by the coding sequence ATGCCCGTCTACACACTCCCGGAACTGCCCTACGACTACTCCGCGCTCGCGCCCGTGATCAGCCCCGAGATCATCGAGCTGCACCACGACAAGCACCACGCGGCGTACGTGAAGGGCGCCAACGACACGCTGGAGCAGCTAGCGGAGGCCCGGGACAAGGAGCAGTGGGGCTCGATCAACGGCCTGGAGAAGAACCTCGCCTTTCATCTGTCCGGGCACATCCTGCACAGCATCTACTGGCACAACATGACCGGTGAGGGCGGCGGCGAGCCGCTCGCCGCCGACGGTGTGGGCGAGCTGGCGGACGCGATCACCGAGTCCTTCGGGTCGTTCGCGGGCTTCAAGGCCCAGTTGTCCAAGGCGTCCGCGACCACGCAGGGTTCGGGCTGGGGCGTGCTGGCGCACGAGCCGTTGAGCGGGCGGCTGATCGTCGAGCAGGTCTACGACCACCAGGGCAACGTCGGCCAGGGCGCCACCCCGATCCTGGTCTTCGACGCCTGGGAGCACGCCTTCTACCTGCAGTACCGCAACCAGAAGGTCGACTTCATCGAGGCGATGTGGCAGGTCGTCAACTGGCAGGACGTGGCGCGGCGTTACGAGGCCGCCAGGTCCCGCGCGGACGTGCTGCTGCTGGCGCCCTGA
- a CDS encoding histidine phosphatase family protein, whose product MTTGTTLLLARHGQTVWHAENRYAGISDVPLTGTGRAQAEALGRWAAAHPVDAIWTSPVSRAVVTAEPACRALGLTPHLEPDLRECDFGVLEGRTLAEFEAEDPKAARAFRADPVAHPFPGAEDPAAAAGRGAAALRRIAAAHPGERVLVVAHNTLFRLVLCTLLSIPVGEYRRVFPRLRNAAISELLVKSDGSAALLSLNVPCEPDPA is encoded by the coding sequence ATGACCACCGGCACAACCCTCCTCCTCGCCCGCCACGGCCAGACCGTCTGGCACGCCGAGAACCGCTACGCCGGGATCAGCGACGTGCCCCTCACCGGCACCGGCCGTGCCCAGGCCGAGGCCCTCGGCCGCTGGGCCGCCGCCCACCCGGTCGACGCGATCTGGACGTCCCCCGTGTCCCGGGCCGTCGTCACCGCCGAACCGGCCTGCCGTGCCCTCGGCCTCACCCCGCACCTCGAACCCGACCTGCGCGAATGCGACTTCGGTGTGCTGGAGGGCCGTACGCTCGCGGAGTTCGAGGCCGAGGACCCGAAGGCCGCGCGGGCGTTCCGCGCGGACCCGGTGGCGCACCCGTTCCCGGGGGCCGAGGACCCCGCCGCGGCCGCCGGGCGCGGTGCCGCCGCCCTGCGCCGTATCGCCGCCGCCCACCCCGGCGAGCGCGTCCTCGTGGTCGCCCACAACACGCTCTTCCGTCTGGTGCTGTGCACCCTGCTGTCGATCCCGGTCGGGGAGTACCGCAGAGTGTTCCCCCGGTTGCGGAACGCCGCGATCAGCGAACTCCTCGTAAAATCCGACGGATCCGCCGCACTTCTCTCCCTCAATGTGCCCTGCGAGCCCGACCCGGCGTAG
- a CDS encoding FGGY-family carbohydrate kinase yields MADERDAWLGIDLGTQSVRVLLVTGDGTVLGSGSAPLGGRRDGVRHEQEPGEWWDGLCTASRAALGSLRGVRVGGLSVCGTSGTVLLTDGAGRPMSPALMYDDGRATAEGARARMAGLGVQDTWALPKVMWLTENYGPGRITHQPDLVVSLLTGELPPADSSHALKTGYDLEQDAWPAMLPRLGLPDTGIPDVVRPGTLLGEVSATAADATGIPAGTPVVAGMTDGCAAQIASAALRPGAWNSVLGTTLVLKGAATGPVRDPAGVVYNHRAPDGGWLPGGASSVGAGVLTAAFAGADPAAMDELAAAHEPAGAITYPLVSPGERFPFLAPEASAIVLGEPESDADLWAALLQGVAFTERLCLDYLHHLGAPLDGPLTFTGGGARSPYWNQLRADILGRPARVPRQPEPALGMAALAAYGTGAVSHLPEAAEAMVRIGTTVTPRPDRTARFAEPYARLVDELTTRGWLPPPVAAHALARLDMDTSAS; encoded by the coding sequence ATGGCTGACGAGCGTGACGCCTGGCTGGGGATCGACCTGGGCACCCAGAGCGTCCGGGTCCTGCTGGTCACCGGGGACGGCACCGTCCTCGGCAGCGGCTCGGCGCCGCTCGGCGGACGGCGGGACGGGGTGCGGCACGAGCAGGAGCCGGGGGAGTGGTGGGACGGTCTGTGCACGGCGTCCCGGGCCGCGCTCGGCTCCTTGAGAGGGGTGCGGGTCGGCGGGCTCTCGGTGTGCGGGACGTCCGGGACCGTGCTGCTGACGGACGGCGCGGGGCGGCCGATGAGCCCCGCGCTGATGTACGACGACGGGCGCGCGACGGCGGAGGGCGCGCGGGCGCGGATGGCGGGGCTCGGGGTGCAGGACACCTGGGCGCTGCCGAAGGTGATGTGGCTGACCGAGAACTACGGGCCCGGCCGGATCACCCACCAGCCGGACCTGGTCGTCTCCCTCCTCACCGGCGAGCTGCCCCCGGCCGACTCCAGCCACGCCCTGAAGACCGGCTACGACCTGGAGCAGGACGCCTGGCCGGCCATGCTGCCCCGGCTGGGCCTGCCCGACACCGGGATCCCGGACGTCGTCCGCCCCGGCACCCTCCTCGGCGAGGTCTCCGCGACCGCCGCCGACGCCACCGGCATCCCCGCCGGCACCCCCGTCGTCGCCGGCATGACCGACGGCTGCGCGGCCCAGATCGCCTCCGCCGCCCTGCGCCCCGGCGCCTGGAACTCGGTGCTCGGCACGACCCTCGTCCTCAAGGGCGCGGCCACCGGCCCCGTCCGGGACCCGGCCGGCGTGGTCTACAACCACCGTGCGCCGGACGGCGGTTGGCTGCCCGGCGGCGCCTCCAGCGTGGGCGCGGGCGTGCTCACGGCGGCGTTCGCGGGCGCCGACCCGGCCGCCATGGACGAGCTGGCCGCCGCCCACGAGCCGGCCGGCGCGATCACGTACCCCCTCGTGTCTCCGGGTGAGCGCTTTCCGTTCCTGGCCCCGGAGGCCTCCGCGATCGTCCTCGGTGAACCGGAGTCCGACGCCGACCTGTGGGCCGCCCTCCTCCAAGGCGTCGCCTTCACCGAACGCCTCTGCCTGGACTACCTGCACCATCTCGGCGCCCCCCTCGACGGCCCCCTCACCTTCACCGGCGGCGGCGCCCGCAGTCCGTACTGGAACCAACTGCGCGCCGACATCCTGGGCCGCCCGGCCCGCGTACCGCGGCAGCCGGAACCGGCCCTGGGGATGGCCGCGCTGGCGGCGTACGGCACCGGGGCCGTATCCCATCTGCCGGAAGCCGCCGAGGCCATGGTCCGCATCGGCACGACAGTCACCCCCCGCCCCGACCGCACCGCCCGCTTCGCCGAGCCCTACGCCCGCCTGGTCGACGAGCTGACGACGAGGGGCTGGCTCCCGCCCCCGGTCGCGGCGCACGCGCTTGCCCGCCTGGACATGGATACTTCTGCTTCATGA
- a CDS encoding ABC transporter substrate-binding protein gives MDTHAHDRRRFLALSAALAATPFLTACGAGFGGDDDKSDGSAADDVTGSFDWKREKGTTVKALLNKHPYTDALVADLKSFTEKTGIEVEYDVFPEDNYFDKLTVDLSSGRASYDVFMLGAYMVWQYGPPGWLEDLGPWMRNASATGAEWDQADFFPNLLQADQWSLKAGAPLGQGGQYALPWGWETNVVAYNTDVFSKLGLKPAETFDELREIAGTIKRKAPGAGFDGMYGIAVRGSRSWATIHPGFMTMYARNGLRDFTVEGGKLTPAMNTPEAIAFTEDWAGMVRQGGPPSWTSYTWYQCSSDLGAKKAGMLFDADTAAYFQAVEGASPASGKIAFHPGPKGPDGSLATNMWIWSLGMNAKSKKKSASWLFLQWATGKEHLLKGAVTHNHIDPVRKSVADAAAYKNKMKNLPGFIETFETVVDQTKIQFTPQAQFFDATTSWAAALQEIYGGKGAESVLDGLAGDLADKVG, from the coding sequence ATGGACACGCACGCGCACGACCGCCGACGCTTCCTGGCGCTGAGCGCCGCCCTGGCCGCCACGCCCTTCCTGACCGCCTGCGGTGCCGGATTCGGCGGTGACGACGACAAGAGCGACGGCTCGGCGGCGGACGACGTCACCGGCTCCTTCGACTGGAAGCGCGAGAAGGGCACGACCGTCAAGGCGCTGCTGAACAAGCACCCGTACACGGACGCGCTGGTCGCCGACCTGAAGTCGTTCACCGAGAAGACCGGCATCGAGGTCGAGTACGACGTCTTCCCCGAGGACAACTACTTCGACAAGCTCACCGTGGATCTGTCGAGCGGGCGGGCCTCGTACGACGTCTTCATGCTCGGGGCGTACATGGTGTGGCAGTACGGGCCACCGGGCTGGCTGGAGGACCTCGGCCCCTGGATGCGCAACGCCTCCGCCACCGGTGCCGAATGGGACCAGGCCGACTTCTTCCCGAACCTCCTCCAGGCCGACCAGTGGTCCCTGAAGGCGGGCGCGCCGCTCGGACAGGGCGGGCAGTACGCGCTGCCGTGGGGCTGGGAGACCAACGTCGTCGCCTACAACACGGACGTCTTCAGCAAGCTCGGCCTCAAGCCCGCCGAGACCTTCGACGAGCTGCGTGAGATCGCCGGCACGATCAAGCGGAAGGCGCCGGGCGCGGGCTTCGACGGCATGTACGGGATCGCCGTACGGGGCTCGCGGAGCTGGGCGACGATCCACCCGGGCTTCATGACCATGTACGCCCGCAACGGGCTGCGCGACTTCACAGTCGAGGGCGGGAAGCTCACACCCGCCATGAACACCCCGGAGGCGATCGCCTTCACCGAGGACTGGGCCGGCATGGTCAGGCAGGGCGGGCCGCCGTCCTGGACGTCGTACACCTGGTACCAGTGCTCCAGCGACCTCGGTGCGAAGAAGGCCGGGATGCTGTTCGACGCGGACACGGCGGCCTACTTCCAGGCGGTGGAGGGGGCCAGTCCCGCCTCGGGGAAGATCGCCTTCCATCCCGGGCCGAAGGGCCCGGACGGGTCTCTCGCCACCAACATGTGGATCTGGTCGCTCGGCATGAACGCCAAGAGCAAGAAGAAGAGCGCCAGTTGGCTGTTCCTGCAGTGGGCCACCGGCAAGGAGCACCTGCTCAAGGGCGCCGTCACCCACAACCACATCGACCCGGTGCGCAAGTCCGTCGCCGACGCCGCCGCCTACAAGAACAAGATGAAGAACCTGCCCGGCTTCATCGAGACCTTCGAGACCGTCGTCGACCAGACGAAGATCCAGTTCACCCCGCAGGCCCAGTTCTTCGACGCGACCACGAGCTGGGCCGCCGCCCTCCAGGAGATCTACGGCGGCAAGGGCGCCGAGTCGGTGCTCGACGGGCTGGCGGGCGATCTCGCCGACAAGGTGGGCTAG
- a CDS encoding biotin transporter BioY, with product MSTAAAAPARTGLVLADLIPASRVRDLALVVGGAALTGLAAQIAVPVPGSPVPVTGQTLAVLLVGTALGAGRGFLSLALYALAGIAGVPWFAEGTSGAAAPSFGYILGMILASTVVGALARRGADRTALRTVGAMLLGEAVIYAVGVPYLALATGMSASAAIAAGLTPFLIGDALKAALAMGALPTAWKLINR from the coding sequence ATGAGCACGGCAGCCGCCGCCCCCGCCCGCACCGGGCTGGTCCTCGCCGACCTGATCCCCGCCTCCCGCGTCCGCGACCTCGCGCTCGTCGTCGGCGGCGCCGCGCTGACCGGCCTCGCGGCCCAGATCGCGGTGCCCGTGCCCGGCTCCCCGGTGCCGGTGACCGGCCAGACCCTCGCGGTGCTGCTGGTCGGCACGGCCCTCGGCGCCGGCCGCGGCTTCCTCTCGCTCGCGCTGTACGCGCTGGCGGGCATCGCGGGCGTGCCGTGGTTCGCCGAGGGCACCTCCGGCGCCGCGGCCCCGTCCTTCGGCTACATCCTCGGCATGATCCTCGCCTCCACCGTCGTCGGCGCCCTGGCCCGCCGCGGCGCCGACCGCACCGCGCTGCGCACGGTGGGCGCGATGCTGCTGGGCGAGGCGGTCATCTACGCCGTCGGCGTCCCCTACCTGGCCCTCGCCACCGGCATGTCCGCCTCCGCCGCGATCGCCGCCGGCCTCACCCCGTTCCTGATCGGCGACGCCCTCAAGGCGGCCCTGGCGATGGGCGCCCTGCCCACCGCCTGGAAGCTGATCAACCGCTGA
- a CDS encoding SAM-dependent methyltransferase: MTEIDTSVPHSARIWNYWLGGKDNYPVDEAAGDAYTAVFPGIVTIARSSRAFLGRSIRYLVSEAGVRQFLDVGTGLPTVDNTHEVAQRIAPESKIVYVDNDPLVLAHARALLTSTPEGETAYEDMSLYEPEKILEAASRTLDLSRPTALILSGILGHVADYDQARDLVRRLLAGLPSGSYLSLNEGSRGTDPDYENAQDAYNETGAVPYFLRPVDKIEAYFEGLELVEPGIVSVPLWRPEPSDEEPRPIGQHGGLGRKP, from the coding sequence ATGACGGAGATCGACACCTCGGTACCGCACTCGGCCAGGATCTGGAACTACTGGCTGGGCGGCAAGGACAACTACCCCGTGGACGAGGCGGCGGGCGACGCCTACACCGCCGTCTTCCCCGGCATCGTCACCATCGCGCGCAGCAGCCGCGCCTTCCTGGGCCGCAGCATCCGGTACCTGGTGTCGGAGGCGGGCGTCCGCCAGTTCCTCGACGTCGGCACGGGCCTGCCGACCGTCGACAACACCCATGAGGTCGCCCAGCGCATCGCACCCGAGTCGAAGATCGTCTACGTCGACAACGACCCGCTGGTCCTGGCCCACGCCCGCGCCCTGCTCACCTCCACCCCGGAGGGCGAGACGGCATACGAGGACATGAGCCTGTACGAGCCGGAGAAGATCCTGGAGGCGGCCTCCCGCACCCTCGACCTCTCCCGCCCCACGGCCCTGATCCTCAGCGGCATCCTCGGCCATGTCGCCGACTACGACCAGGCCCGCGACCTGGTCCGCCGCCTGCTCGCCGGCCTGCCGTCGGGGAGCTACCTCTCCCTCAACGAGGGCTCCCGCGGCACCGACCCGGACTACGAGAACGCCCAGGACGCCTACAACGAGACCGGCGCCGTCCCGTACTTCCTGCGCCCGGTCGACAAGATCGAGGCGTACTTCGAGGGCCTCGAACTGGTCGAACCCGGCATCGTCTCCGTCCCGCTGTGGCGCCCCGAGCCCTCCGACGAGGAGCCCCGGCCGATCGGCCAGCACGGCGGACTGGGCCGCAAGCCGTAG
- a CDS encoding amino acid permease, which yields MPSTTTEETPPQTGDVPLSHGLKQRHLSMIALGGVIGAGLFVGSKAGIAAAGPSIVIAYILSGLLVMLVMRMLGEMSAAHPSSGSFSAHAERAIGPWAGFTAGWSFWVLLCTAVGLEGIGAAKIVTTWLPHTPEWAWVALFMVVFCGANLAAVKNFGEFEFWFAALKVGAISLFLVLGGLAIAGVLPGTDAPGTANLTGEGGFLPNGSEGLIIGLLASVFAYGGMETVTIAAAESENPVSGVASAVRTAMWRIALFYVGSMAVVVTLVPWDSPEIVDKGPYVAALDHLGIPGAGQLMNVVVLVALLSAMNANIYGSSRIAYSLVQRGQGPAALGRVSGGVPRIAVLASSVFGFVCVVLSYWRPDDVFPWLLNMIGAVILVVWFFIAVSQLRLRRRLEREAPEKLVVRMWAFPVLTWVALAGMAAIFVLMAREPDTRVQLYSTGGMTVFLAVVGYAWQKARAKA from the coding sequence ATGCCCAGCACCACCACGGAGGAGACGCCCCCGCAGACGGGCGACGTCCCCCTCTCCCACGGCCTCAAACAGCGCCACCTGTCGATGATCGCCCTCGGCGGCGTCATCGGTGCCGGACTCTTCGTCGGATCCAAGGCCGGTATCGCCGCCGCCGGTCCCTCGATCGTCATCGCGTACATCCTCTCCGGCCTCCTGGTGATGCTGGTGATGCGGATGCTCGGCGAGATGTCGGCCGCCCACCCGTCGTCGGGCTCCTTCTCCGCACACGCCGAGCGGGCGATCGGCCCGTGGGCGGGATTCACCGCCGGCTGGTCCTTCTGGGTGCTGCTGTGCACGGCCGTCGGCCTGGAGGGCATCGGCGCCGCGAAGATCGTCACGACCTGGCTGCCGCACACCCCCGAGTGGGCGTGGGTGGCGCTGTTCATGGTCGTCTTCTGCGGCGCGAACCTGGCCGCCGTGAAGAACTTCGGCGAGTTCGAGTTCTGGTTCGCGGCCCTGAAGGTCGGCGCGATCAGCCTGTTCCTCGTCCTGGGCGGGCTGGCCATCGCGGGCGTCCTGCCCGGCACGGACGCGCCGGGCACCGCGAACCTGACCGGCGAAGGGGGCTTCCTCCCCAACGGCAGCGAGGGCCTGATCATCGGCCTGCTCGCCTCGGTCTTCGCCTACGGCGGCATGGAGACGGTCACCATCGCGGCGGCCGAGTCGGAGAACCCGGTCAGTGGCGTGGCGAGCGCGGTGCGCACGGCCATGTGGCGCATCGCCCTCTTCTACGTCGGCTCGATGGCGGTCGTCGTCACCCTCGTCCCCTGGGACTCCCCGGAGATCGTGGACAAGGGCCCGTACGTCGCCGCCCTCGACCACCTGGGCATCCCCGGCGCCGGCCAGCTGATGAACGTGGTCGTGCTGGTGGCCCTGCTCTCCGCCATGAACGCCAACATCTACGGCTCCTCGCGCATCGCCTACTCCCTCGTCCAGCGCGGGCAGGGGCCGGCGGCGCTGGGCCGGGTGTCGGGCGGGGTGCCGCGGATCGCCGTCCTGGCGTCGTCGGTGTTCGGCTTCGTGTGCGTGGTGCTGAGCTACTGGCGGCCGGACGACGTCTTCCCCTGGCTGCTGAACATGATCGGCGCGGTCATCCTCGTCGTCTGGTTCTTCATCGCCGTCTCCCAGCTGCGGCTGCGGCGCCGGCTGGAGCGGGAGGCGCCGGAGAAGCTGGTCGTGCGGATGTGGGCGTTCCCGGTGCTGACCTGGGTGGCGCTGGCGGGCATGGCGGCGATCTTCGTGCTGATGGCCCGGGAGCCGGACACCCGGGTGCAGCTGTACTCGACGGGAGGGATGACCGTGTTCCTGGCGGTGGTCGGGTACGCGTGGCAGAAGGCCCGCGCCAAGGCCTGA
- a CDS encoding carbohydrate ABC transporter permease: MGWRLALRPYLLIVPALLLTCGILYPFGLGLYYTLFDFSASKPQPDMVRFENYETVFTQEAFWNSAWVTVLYAVGAAAVETVLGVAVALLLHRSTLVGRVLEKILILPLMIAPVIAAIIWKLMLQPSVGVVNHLLRPFGLGGVQWTDTPTGALLSSIAVDVWVYTPFVAILALAGLRSLPTSPFEAAAVDGAGWWYTFRRLTLPMLWPYVLVAVIFRFMDSLKVFDIIYALTEGGPGDSTVVLQIRAYLEAIRFQRYSFGISYTIVLWAVVYLAAMVLVKHLGKIQRKAAEVK; the protein is encoded by the coding sequence ATGGGATGGCGGCTCGCCCTTCGCCCGTACCTCCTGATCGTCCCCGCCCTGCTGCTGACCTGCGGAATCCTCTACCCCTTCGGGCTCGGCCTCTACTACACGCTGTTCGACTTCTCGGCGAGCAAGCCGCAGCCGGACATGGTGCGGTTCGAGAACTACGAGACCGTCTTCACGCAGGAGGCGTTCTGGAACTCGGCGTGGGTGACGGTGCTGTACGCGGTCGGGGCGGCCGCCGTGGAGACCGTGCTGGGCGTGGCCGTGGCCCTGCTGCTGCACCGGTCGACGCTCGTCGGGCGGGTGCTGGAGAAGATCCTGATCCTGCCGCTGATGATCGCACCGGTGATCGCGGCGATCATCTGGAAGCTGATGCTCCAGCCGTCGGTCGGGGTCGTGAACCACCTGCTCAGACCCTTCGGGCTGGGCGGGGTCCAGTGGACGGACACCCCGACCGGCGCACTGCTGTCGTCCATCGCCGTGGACGTGTGGGTGTACACGCCGTTCGTCGCGATCCTGGCGCTCGCCGGGCTGCGCTCGCTGCCGACGTCCCCCTTCGAGGCTGCGGCCGTCGACGGGGCGGGCTGGTGGTACACCTTCCGGCGGCTGACGCTGCCGATGCTGTGGCCGTACGTCCTGGTCGCGGTGATCTTCCGGTTCATGGACTCGCTGAAGGTGTTCGACATCATCTACGCCCTGACGGAGGGCGGTCCGGGCGACTCGACCGTCGTGCTCCAGATCCGGGCCTATCTGGAGGCGATCCGCTTTCAGCGGTACTCGTTCGGCATCAGCTACACGATCGTGCTGTGGGCGGTGGTGTATCTCGCCGCGATGGTGCTGGTGAAGCACCTGGGCAAGATCCAGCGGAAGGCCGCGGAGGTGAAA